In one window of Skermanella rosea DNA:
- a CDS encoding GTPase, protein MSETSHITESLWAHLATFPATREAVLEHLNRWNAFAATDVLRVIIFGVYDAGKSSLLKRLLVEAGVPVPSWLTVSARRETFEALEIEAGNLIFVDSPGLKGGNDRHDDISRKALQLADAYLWVMPPQLVTSGQAEILGFLKGDFFHCKLPHEAVVGATIAVIGRMDEAGVDPPDSPEGYRSIVATKTAEFEAMLRKAGIEGGLVGPLCVAADPYQSVGNLPDPELGLYDPGREWDGIDALQTALGRLGGDFLRLRAWAGLRFVAAVAKELAGELAEHRSAMDLQAERFVREEERYRLFRKRLSVLIAQAEKDLQRRVEEALLSITRIGSEDTGKAIDRLEKAMKQGIDQWSAFSVAELTGLAQEFELELHEHPLEIDLSAIGDVSDGRIGTSPSMWQKDGLNKLRSCVFGFGPVLKESFHAYVGASIGMSVKTASDRLQKLEGLEGDALTAAIKKLFRTTERMEEASKYVRWSELAAVLGPIAAQLAGLGMDLVADLMTAQEAAERKRRRDELIGELAELSAKIVDQANSIFKVICDDLDAPLTEQMELALCKRMHLLEQRKKIDLFLIELNNRLDQMSARRKTAGA, encoded by the coding sequence ATGTCTGAAACTTCGCACATCACAGAATCGCTCTGGGCTCACTTGGCGACATTCCCGGCCACAAGGGAAGCGGTGTTAGAGCATCTAAACCGATGGAACGCATTCGCTGCCACTGACGTACTGCGGGTCATCATTTTTGGCGTTTACGACGCTGGCAAGAGCAGCCTGCTCAAGCGTCTGCTGGTGGAAGCAGGTGTCCCAGTGCCGTCCTGGCTCACGGTCAGCGCGCGCCGCGAAACCTTCGAGGCGTTGGAGATCGAGGCAGGCAACCTGATCTTCGTCGACTCGCCGGGCCTGAAAGGGGGCAACGATAGGCATGACGACATCAGCCGCAAGGCCCTGCAGCTTGCGGACGCATACTTATGGGTAATGCCGCCTCAACTGGTGACATCCGGACAGGCGGAAATCCTGGGCTTCCTCAAAGGAGACTTCTTCCATTGTAAACTTCCCCACGAGGCGGTCGTCGGCGCGACCATCGCGGTCATCGGCCGGATGGACGAGGCCGGTGTGGACCCGCCCGATAGTCCTGAAGGATACCGCAGCATCGTCGCAACCAAGACGGCCGAGTTCGAAGCGATGCTGCGCAAGGCGGGTATCGAGGGCGGTCTCGTCGGCCCTCTCTGCGTCGCCGCCGACCCCTATCAGAGTGTTGGCAACCTGCCGGATCCCGAGCTGGGGCTCTACGATCCTGGCAGGGAATGGGATGGCATCGATGCATTGCAGACAGCGCTGGGCCGGCTGGGTGGCGATTTCCTAAGGTTGAGAGCGTGGGCCGGACTGCGGTTCGTTGCTGCGGTCGCAAAGGAACTCGCTGGTGAACTCGCTGAGCATAGGTCGGCGATGGATCTTCAAGCTGAGCGCTTCGTCCGTGAGGAGGAACGTTACCGCCTGTTTCGCAAACGGCTGTCGGTCTTGATAGCGCAAGCGGAGAAGGATCTTCAGCGTCGTGTCGAGGAAGCACTGCTTTCCATAACCCGTATTGGATCCGAGGACACCGGAAAGGCCATCGATCGTCTCGAAAAGGCGATGAAACAGGGCATCGACCAGTGGTCGGCATTCAGTGTGGCGGAACTCACGGGTCTTGCGCAGGAGTTCGAATTGGAGTTGCACGAGCATCCTCTTGAGATCGATCTATCAGCGATCGGCGATGTATCAGATGGCCGCATAGGCACCTCACCATCCATGTGGCAGAAGGACGGCCTCAACAAACTCCGCAGCTGCGTGTTCGGGTTTGGTCCAGTGCTGAAGGAGTCCTTCCATGCCTACGTTGGCGCCAGCATAGGCATGTCGGTGAAGACCGCATCCGATAGGCTGCAGAAGCTGGAAGGCTTAGAAGGGGATGCATTGACTGCCGCCATCAAAAAGCTGTTCAGAACCACGGAAAGGATGGAAGAGGCCAGCAAGTACGTCAGGTGGAGCGAACTGGCGGCCGTCTTGGGGCCGATCGCCGCCCAACTCGCCGGCTTGGGTATGGATCTCGTCGCAGATCTCATGACCGCGCAGGAGGCTGCTGAGCGAAAGCGGCGGCGTGACGAACTCATTGGAGAGCTCGCCGAACTCTCCGCCAAAATCGTCGATCAGGCGAATTCGATTTTCAAAGTTATTTGCGACGACTTGGATGCGCCGTTGACCGAGCAGATGGAATTGGCACTGTGCAAGAGAATGCACCTGTTAGAACAACGCAAGAAGATAGACCTTTTTCTGATCGAGCTGAACAACCGACTCGACCAGATGAGCGCCCGGAGGAAAACCGCTGGGGCCTAA
- the rplU gene encoding 50S ribosomal protein L21 yields MFAVIRTGGKQYKVANGDVIKVEKLAGEAGASINFDEVLMVSDAGSTTVGTPLVAGAAVTAEVIAQDRGPKIIVFKKKRRQNYRRKNGHRQDLTVLRITGISA; encoded by the coding sequence ATGTTCGCAGTGATCCGCACCGGCGGCAAGCAGTACAAAGTCGCCAACGGCGACGTGATCAAGGTCGAGAAACTGGCCGGCGAGGCTGGCGCTTCCATCAACTTCGACGAAGTCCTGATGGTCAGCGATGCCGGCAGCACGACGGTCGGCACCCCCCTGGTCGCAGGGGCTGCGGTCACCGCCGAAGTCATCGCCCAGGATCGTGGTCCGAAGATCATCGTCTTCAAGAAGAAGCGTCGCCAGAACTACCGGCGCAAGAACGGGCACCGTCAGGACCTGACCGTGCTGCGCATCACCGGGATCAGCGCGTAA
- a CDS encoding GTPase: protein MVVHVTQEIIQNYPDLSQLQAQSATGPQTYTTCIATDELALATSEAVARSQAEIERLAGRLDVFLAGMRAVADKTLMNQIGGKESDSARQLTEFLDQLRHNSEDLLQRQRSALKTFNTVLFGRTGAGKSSMITAMARTDGKAVSHGESDWTTDVKPLPWNSCLIYDTPGINGWGRGQSRDKLEARAREAVEVADVVLVCFDTQSQQIEEFAKLAAWVIHYRKPLIAVLNQRNPVWRVPDRVPSGTARANLSRAIAEHAGNIRDELGRLGLGNVPLIAVNSKRAVAARAASPFEGPDLEGLTKQRDVYGCETLEAWSNYRRLEQLLVQAVGEHAVAFRLGALNDQLRSVFQDLHCQFDKLGSNSRLGAETLEKEMLAPLLRLVGYPRKDDAECRAALVVDGHDLLDELEQHRRGAFQAPAEGEYTRLTRSLIEAGITPLRLTSLRNAEMCIFDAFECGKEIDGESVRLACFDELTMRRIAETALAEGFAYLRDRAALAETDTRFALNLQIRANAIAGASGDGWKHSAWALKTGGILAGAFGALGGFAIANFWNPLGWAAGPAALVALLGSAGATLFGLLGDSARKEAESNRLAARRTAMASIRKTVHATYDRVTEDLMAQVRQTAVSASAKLLLGPVRQALELRRIAEICGELTTRLAQQIDELPIRVYPQALLWEVARRQEQAAFPGMANASALYWLGEDWIEDPRGLSQQKASIGSGRTDCYNSKLFDSLFARMGRIFERADCGINGQDADTWLHEMAERCRDDPLAQNTLSELKTIGEDGRPRIHLVGDYNSGKSSFIKRLLIEAGLPAPASLEVAARPTTAALLEYDCNGLVLVDAPGFQSGDAAHAEIASNAFPDASAVIFLFQPNLVLGDDQALRAVLLGDAERGLLAKRDRVCFIVNRADELGVDPEWSPTVYAQLTERKRLELVQALKSRGIEADEDRIVFMASDPYGLVGNNVDVDASAFDAHRAWDGFDHFNAALNRARPSLLASGVARSVLEGGVARLTRLKGDRLIRVVMGTQALREIKRVIEAVRETIGNGQQLGERFFHDLQCLVEDYVSARKDEVLGERDPVRLRIKAEALSQWWTDPALQVEMTQWQMRCAEALESWYVQSIEALSRRMESVEFRQSLRMPVERYDRILDDAQGKGPALEVIDKIGRSLGGATRDVVYSIGKALGVKFKPWGAVKLARSLAKAGAVIAVIGVVVDIAFVFVDEKRQAERERHRHELTDFLRASSHRVVHTAAFGDEDQPGLLPQLGDALAIFERHARELTEAYDALADEISCEEEWIETYRALTAQALERLQKRGRSHV from the coding sequence ATGGTGGTCCATGTAACTCAGGAGATTATCCAAAATTATCCTGACTTGAGCCAACTTCAGGCGCAGTCGGCGACCGGACCCCAAACGTATACAACCTGCATCGCAACCGATGAGCTAGCTCTGGCAACCAGCGAAGCCGTGGCTCGGAGCCAGGCAGAAATTGAGCGGCTGGCCGGCCGCCTGGACGTATTCTTGGCCGGGATGCGGGCCGTCGCCGATAAAACGCTGATGAACCAGATCGGTGGAAAAGAAAGCGATTCGGCACGGCAGCTCACAGAGTTCCTGGATCAGTTGCGACACAATAGCGAAGATCTGCTACAGCGGCAGCGCTCAGCGCTGAAGACGTTCAACACTGTTCTATTTGGCCGCACGGGTGCAGGGAAGAGCTCCATGATCACGGCCATGGCGCGCACCGATGGCAAGGCGGTATCGCATGGGGAGAGTGACTGGACGACCGACGTCAAGCCGCTCCCATGGAATTCATGTCTGATCTATGACACCCCCGGCATCAACGGGTGGGGACGAGGGCAAAGTCGCGATAAGCTGGAGGCACGTGCGCGCGAAGCGGTCGAGGTAGCAGACGTCGTATTGGTCTGCTTCGATACCCAGAGCCAACAGATTGAGGAGTTCGCCAAGCTTGCAGCCTGGGTAATTCATTACCGTAAACCCCTCATCGCTGTGCTCAACCAACGCAATCCCGTGTGGCGGGTGCCTGACCGGGTGCCGAGCGGTACAGCCCGCGCAAACCTATCGCGGGCGATTGCAGAGCATGCGGGCAACATCCGAGACGAACTGGGCCGCCTGGGATTGGGAAACGTGCCACTCATCGCGGTCAACTCCAAGCGTGCGGTCGCTGCCCGTGCCGCCTCGCCGTTCGAGGGACCGGACCTGGAGGGCTTGACGAAACAGAGGGACGTCTACGGTTGCGAAACCCTTGAGGCTTGGTCCAACTATCGCCGCCTGGAGCAATTGCTGGTGCAGGCCGTCGGCGAGCACGCCGTCGCCTTTCGGCTTGGCGCGCTGAATGACCAGCTTCGTAGTGTGTTCCAAGACCTGCACTGCCAGTTCGACAAGCTCGGCAGCAACTCCCGGCTCGGTGCGGAGACCCTTGAAAAAGAGATGCTTGCGCCGCTGCTGCGGCTGGTCGGCTATCCGCGCAAGGACGATGCGGAGTGCCGTGCCGCCCTTGTCGTCGATGGACACGATTTGCTTGACGAGCTTGAGCAGCACCGCCGTGGTGCGTTCCAGGCACCGGCCGAGGGCGAGTACACACGGCTGACACGGAGCCTGATCGAGGCTGGGATCACTCCGTTGCGACTGACGTCCCTGAGAAACGCGGAAATGTGTATTTTCGATGCGTTCGAGTGCGGCAAAGAGATTGACGGCGAGAGTGTTCGGCTCGCCTGCTTCGATGAGCTGACCATGCGACGGATTGCTGAGACTGCCCTTGCGGAAGGTTTTGCCTATCTCCGCGACAGGGCCGCCCTCGCTGAGACGGACACCCGCTTTGCGCTAAACCTCCAGATCCGTGCCAACGCCATCGCCGGGGCCAGTGGGGATGGATGGAAACACAGCGCCTGGGCTCTAAAGACCGGCGGCATTCTAGCCGGCGCTTTCGGCGCCTTAGGTGGATTCGCGATCGCCAATTTCTGGAATCCGCTGGGCTGGGCAGCTGGCCCCGCTGCCCTTGTTGCACTTCTCGGCAGTGCAGGCGCGACCCTATTCGGCCTGTTAGGAGACTCCGCTCGCAAGGAGGCGGAGTCGAACCGCCTTGCGGCACGCCGTACTGCTATGGCCAGTATCCGGAAGACAGTTCACGCGACCTACGACAGGGTCACTGAAGATCTGATGGCACAGGTGCGGCAAACGGCAGTATCGGCCAGCGCCAAACTGCTGCTTGGGCCGGTTCGGCAGGCGTTAGAACTGCGGCGCATTGCGGAAATTTGCGGTGAGTTGACAACTCGCCTAGCCCAGCAGATCGACGAACTTCCGATTAGGGTTTACCCTCAGGCGTTGCTTTGGGAAGTTGCGCGTCGTCAAGAGCAAGCGGCGTTTCCGGGCATGGCCAACGCTTCGGCGCTGTATTGGCTGGGCGAGGACTGGATCGAGGATCCGCGTGGGCTCAGCCAACAGAAGGCCTCCATAGGGTCGGGGCGGACAGATTGCTACAATTCCAAGCTCTTCGACAGCCTGTTTGCCAGAATGGGTCGCATCTTCGAGCGCGCTGATTGCGGCATCAATGGCCAGGATGCCGACACTTGGCTGCATGAGATGGCTGAGCGGTGTAGGGATGACCCGTTGGCGCAGAATACACTGTCCGAGTTGAAGACCATCGGCGAAGACGGGCGGCCGCGGATCCATCTTGTGGGCGACTATAACTCAGGCAAATCCAGCTTCATTAAGCGCCTTCTCATCGAAGCCGGGCTGCCAGCGCCAGCGTCACTGGAAGTCGCGGCCAGACCAACGACCGCTGCGTTGCTCGAATACGACTGCAATGGTCTGGTGCTGGTTGACGCCCCAGGCTTCCAAAGCGGTGACGCGGCGCATGCGGAGATAGCCTCGAACGCCTTTCCGGACGCATCCGCCGTGATTTTCCTTTTCCAGCCCAATCTGGTCCTGGGCGACGATCAAGCGCTACGAGCGGTGCTGCTGGGGGATGCTGAGCGTGGTCTGCTGGCCAAACGCGATCGAGTGTGCTTCATCGTAAACCGAGCCGATGAGCTAGGCGTCGATCCTGAATGGTCGCCAACGGTGTACGCGCAACTGACGGAGCGCAAGCGGCTGGAGTTGGTGCAGGCTCTGAAGTCTCGTGGGATTGAGGCCGACGAAGATCGCATCGTCTTTATGGCCAGTGATCCCTATGGTCTTGTCGGCAACAATGTCGACGTGGACGCGTCGGCCTTCGATGCCCATCGCGCTTGGGATGGGTTCGACCACTTCAACGCGGCCCTGAACCGGGCTCGTCCTTCGCTCTTGGCGTCTGGTGTGGCGCGGTCAGTACTGGAAGGCGGCGTCGCGCGGCTGACGAGGCTGAAGGGCGACCGGCTGATCAGGGTCGTGATGGGAACGCAAGCGCTTCGGGAGATCAAACGCGTCATCGAGGCCGTACGTGAAACGATCGGGAACGGACAACAACTCGGCGAACGGTTCTTCCATGACCTGCAATGCCTCGTCGAAGACTATGTATCTGCTCGAAAGGATGAGGTCCTCGGCGAACGCGACCCTGTGCGCCTGCGGATCAAGGCCGAGGCGCTTTCGCAGTGGTGGACCGACCCAGCGTTGCAGGTCGAGATGACACAATGGCAAATGCGGTGCGCCGAAGCGTTGGAATCGTGGTACGTACAAAGCATCGAGGCGCTCTCGCGACGTATGGAATCGGTCGAATTCCGGCAATCACTTCGAATGCCTGTAGAGCGCTATGACAGGATTCTTGATGATGCGCAAGGTAAGGGACCGGCACTTGAAGTAATTGATAAGATCGGACGGTCCTTAGGCGGTGCGACCCGGGATGTTGTTTACAGCATCGGCAAGGCGCTGGGCGTGAAGTTCAAGCCCTGGGGAGCAGTCAAATTGGCTCGGAGCCTCGCCAAGGCCGGTGCGGTGATCGCCGTTATCGGAGTCGTGGTTGACATTGCATTCGTGTTCGTGGACGAAAAGCGGCAGGCGGAACGCGAACGGCACCGGCACGAGTTAACTGACTTCTTGCGAGCATCATCGCACAGGGTCGTACACACCGCAGCCTTTGGAGACGAGGATCAGCCAGGCCTGCTGCCCCAGCTTGGGGACGCGTTGGCAATATTTGAGCGGCATGCGCGCGAACTGACCGAAGCCTACGACGCGCTGGCTGACGAGATCTCCTGCGAGGAAGAGTGGATCGAAACCTATAGGGCACTGACAGCACAAGCACTCGAGCGGCTTCAAAAGCGGGGACGGTCACATGTCTGA
- the obgE gene encoding GTPase ObgE, which produces MKFLDQAKVYLKSGDGGPGIVAFRREKFIEFGGPDGGDGGKGGDVVIEAVEGLNTLIDYRYQQHFKAPRGGHGMGRDRSGAKGEDIVLRVPVGTQVLDDDQETVLADMVEVGQRVVLLRGGDGGFGNAHYKSSTNRAPRQSHPGWPGEERWVWLRLKLIADAGLVGLPNAGKSTFLAASSRARPKIADYPFTTLQPNLGVVYVGEEEFVLADIPGLIEGAHEGSGLGDRFLGHVERTRVLLHLIDGTQEDVAEAYAVIRSELEAYGHGLAEKQEIVGLNKCDSLDDEEIAEKKAILEEAAGAPVMVLSGATGIGVQPVLFELLRRIKDAREEEAEEAAPGRRHPVPLHHGERTLAEPGRELGGEARGEDDHDLDDEDDHAD; this is translated from the coding sequence ATGAAATTCCTCGACCAAGCCAAGGTATACCTGAAGAGCGGTGACGGCGGGCCCGGCATCGTCGCCTTCCGGCGCGAGAAGTTCATCGAGTTCGGCGGGCCGGACGGCGGCGACGGCGGCAAGGGCGGCGACGTGGTCATCGAGGCGGTCGAAGGACTCAACACCCTGATCGACTACCGCTACCAGCAGCATTTCAAGGCGCCGCGCGGCGGCCACGGCATGGGCCGCGACCGGTCCGGCGCCAAGGGCGAGGACATCGTGCTGCGCGTCCCCGTCGGGACCCAGGTGCTCGACGACGACCAGGAGACCGTCCTGGCCGACATGGTCGAGGTCGGGCAGCGCGTCGTGCTGCTGCGCGGCGGCGACGGCGGGTTCGGCAACGCCCACTACAAGTCCTCGACCAACCGCGCGCCGCGCCAGAGCCATCCCGGCTGGCCGGGCGAGGAGCGCTGGGTCTGGCTGCGGCTGAAGCTGATCGCCGACGCCGGCCTCGTGGGGCTGCCCAACGCCGGCAAGTCGACCTTCCTGGCCGCCTCGTCGCGCGCCAGGCCCAAGATCGCCGACTATCCCTTCACCACGCTCCAGCCCAACCTCGGCGTCGTCTATGTCGGCGAGGAGGAATTCGTGCTGGCCGACATCCCCGGCCTGATCGAGGGCGCCCACGAGGGCTCCGGCCTGGGCGATCGCTTCCTCGGCCATGTGGAGCGCACCCGCGTGCTGCTCCACCTGATCGACGGCACCCAGGAGGACGTGGCGGAAGCCTACGCGGTGATCCGCAGCGAGCTGGAGGCCTATGGTCACGGCCTCGCCGAGAAGCAGGAGATCGTCGGCCTCAACAAGTGCGACAGCCTCGACGACGAGGAGATCGCGGAGAAGAAGGCGATCCTCGAGGAGGCCGCCGGAGCCCCGGTCATGGTGCTGTCCGGCGCCACCGGCATCGGCGTGCAGCCCGTCCTGTTCGAACTGCTCCGCCGGATCAAGGACGCGCGCGAGGAGGAGGCCGAGGAGGCAGCCCCCGGCCGCCGCCATCCGGTCCCGCTCCACCACGGCGAGCGCACTCTGGCGGAGCCCGGCCGGGAGCTGGGCGGCGAGGCGCGCGGGGAAGACGACCACGACCTGGACGACGAAGACGATCATGCCGACTGA
- the rpmA gene encoding 50S ribosomal protein L27, with amino-acid sequence MAHKKAGGSSRNGRDSAGRRLGVKKYGGESVLAGNIIVRQRGTQFHPGANVGVGKDHTLFALVEGQVSFRKSIAGRTFVSVNENLQAGAKAEEVPAAAE; translated from the coding sequence ATGGCACATAAAAAGGCAGGCGGCAGCTCCCGCAACGGTCGCGACAGCGCCGGCCGTCGTCTCGGCGTGAAGAAGTACGGCGGGGAAAGCGTCCTCGCCGGCAACATCATCGTGCGCCAGCGCGGCACCCAGTTCCACCCCGGTGCCAACGTCGGCGTCGGCAAGGACCATACCCTGTTCGCCCTGGTCGAGGGGCAGGTCAGCTTCCGCAAGTCGATCGCCGGCCGGACCTTCGTCTCGGTGAACGAGAACCTCCAGGCCGGCGCGAAGGCCGAGGAAGTGCCGGCGGCCGCCGAATAA